One window of the Burkholderia ubonensis subsp. mesacidophila genome contains the following:
- a CDS encoding LysR family transcriptional regulator: MNNLRRLDLNLLVTLDVLLSEHNVTRAAEKLSMSQPSVSVQLQKLRDVFGDPLLLPGPRGMRPTARAEALREPLREALDAVERAVLPATPFDPATATHTWNVAATDYGESTIVLPALRTLRSAAPGTRLAVVELAPPRIEKQAERSEIDLAFHTTEGSPAGMRRLPLFVERYVLVGRAGHPKLRRRPTLAQFGTLEHVIVSPDGGGFVGVTDDALAKHGAARRVVLSVPHFLFVMSAVANTDLVAMLPERLVRDAPALRIVDAPIEVPGYEMSMLWHERSHRDPAHRWLRETIAASV, translated from the coding sequence ATGAACAATCTCAGACGACTGGACCTGAACCTGCTCGTCACGCTCGACGTGCTGCTGTCAGAGCACAACGTCACGCGCGCGGCCGAGAAGCTGAGCATGTCGCAGCCGTCGGTCAGCGTGCAGTTGCAGAAGCTGCGCGACGTGTTCGGCGATCCGCTGCTGCTGCCCGGCCCGCGCGGGATGCGACCGACCGCGCGCGCCGAGGCGCTGCGCGAACCGCTGCGGGAAGCGCTCGACGCGGTCGAGCGCGCGGTCCTGCCCGCCACGCCGTTCGATCCCGCGACCGCGACGCACACCTGGAACGTGGCCGCCACCGACTACGGCGAATCGACGATCGTGCTGCCGGCGCTGCGCACGCTGCGGTCCGCCGCGCCCGGCACGCGGCTCGCGGTCGTCGAGCTCGCGCCGCCGCGCATCGAAAAACAGGCGGAACGCAGCGAGATCGACCTGGCGTTCCACACGACCGAAGGTTCGCCGGCGGGCATGCGGCGCCTGCCGCTGTTCGTCGAACGCTACGTGCTCGTCGGCCGCGCCGGGCATCCGAAGCTCAGGCGTCGGCCCACGCTCGCGCAGTTCGGCACGCTCGAGCACGTGATCGTGTCGCCCGACGGCGGCGGCTTCGTCGGCGTGACGGACGACGCGCTCGCGAAGCACGGCGCCGCGCGCCGCGTCGTGCTGTCCGTGCCGCATTTCCTGTTCGTGATGTCGGCCGTCGCGAACACCGATCTCGTCGCGATGCTGCCCGAGCGTCTCGTGCGCGACGCACCCGCGCTGCGGATCGTCGACGCGCCCATCGAGGTGCCCGGCTATGAAATGTCGATGCTGTGGCACGAACGCTCGCATCGCGATCCGGCGCACCGGTGGCTGCGCGAAACGATCGCGGCGTCGGTCTGA
- a CDS encoding DUF2471 family protein, translating to MFQPSAFDPEQPGFNPVHFERAAQRAAVDLQRVVGGPAQRALGLRRRTHPAAVRTLSWQALLDVEDLAFSNAGFLNRNDPAVVDAFIRLRDSRMVAVDVEEPVDWRRDDDDLPAVYLIVRAMLEAEAEERAEAA from the coding sequence ATGTTCCAGCCATCCGCTTTCGATCCCGAACAACCCGGCTTCAATCCCGTCCACTTCGAGCGCGCCGCGCAGCGGGCGGCCGTCGACCTGCAACGCGTCGTCGGCGGGCCCGCGCAGCGCGCGCTCGGCCTGCGCCGGCGCACCCACCCGGCCGCGGTCCGCACGCTCAGCTGGCAGGCGCTGCTCGACGTCGAGGACCTGGCGTTCTCCAATGCGGGGTTTCTGAACCGGAACGATCCGGCGGTGGTCGACGCGTTCATCCGGCTGCGCGACAGCCGGATGGTGGCCGTGGATGTCGAGGAACCAGTCGACTGGCGCCGCGACGACGACGACCTGCCGGCCGTCTACCTGATCGTGCGGGCCATGCTCGAGGCCGAAGCGGAGGAACGGGCCGAAGCCGCGTAA